A region from the Pontixanthobacter aestiaquae genome encodes:
- a CDS encoding agmatine deiminase family protein, giving the protein MTIAMPPEWAPQDWLWIGFPHDAQEWLGFLEHAQEQIAAFANAVADSGQEVRLLVRGAANEERARELVGSAVKLERRRYGDIWLRDTGPLVVSDGSRRIAKRFGFNGWGGKYLMDGDQMIGAEIAADADLPVETADWILEGGAIDCDGTGLVVTTEQCLLNPNRNPDLSSEEIEQRLKEDLGFERVLWFGDGLINDHTDGHVDNLARFVAANTLLIPTPSGAGDPNAAIYADARARAEAAGVSIVDVPSPGRIERGGQIEPASYVNFAITTHLVVVPTFGSEHDEAGVDAIAALFPDRATIGLPADAVLAGGGGFHCASQQMPSLES; this is encoded by the coding sequence ATGACCATAGCTATGCCGCCCGAATGGGCCCCGCAGGATTGGTTGTGGATCGGATTTCCACATGATGCACAGGAATGGCTCGGCTTTCTTGAGCATGCTCAGGAACAGATCGCTGCGTTCGCCAATGCTGTCGCCGATAGCGGGCAAGAGGTGCGCTTGCTTGTCCGCGGTGCAGCCAATGAAGAGCGCGCGCGCGAATTGGTCGGCAGCGCGGTGAAGCTGGAGCGTCGACGCTATGGCGACATTTGGCTGCGCGACACAGGCCCGCTGGTCGTTTCGGATGGCTCGCGGCGCATTGCCAAACGCTTTGGTTTTAATGGCTGGGGCGGCAAATATCTGATGGATGGCGACCAGATGATCGGCGCGGAGATTGCCGCCGATGCCGACCTTCCCGTCGAGACAGCAGACTGGATTCTCGAAGGGGGAGCTATTGATTGTGATGGCACCGGGCTGGTCGTGACGACCGAACAATGCCTGCTCAACCCCAATCGCAACCCCGATCTATCAAGTGAAGAGATCGAGCAGCGACTAAAAGAGGATCTGGGGTTCGAACGCGTATTGTGGTTCGGTGACGGCTTGATCAACGACCACACTGACGGCCATGTCGATAATCTTGCGCGGTTTGTAGCCGCCAACACTCTGCTGATACCCACGCCATCCGGTGCAGGCGATCCCAATGCCGCCATCTATGCCGATGCGCGTGCTCGCGCGGAAGCGGCCGGAGTAAGCATTGTCGATGTGCCGTCGCCCGGGCGGATCGAACGCGGCGGGCAGATCGAGCCAGCCAGCTACGTCAACTTCGCCATCACGACCCATCTGGTTGTAGTGCCCACTTTCGGTTCTGAGCATGATGAGGCGGGCGTCGATGCCATAGCCGCCCTGTTCCCTGATCGGGCAACGATTGGGCTGCCCGCTGATGCCGTTCTGGCAGGCGGCGGCGGCTTCCACTGTGCCAGCCAGCAAATGCCCTCGCTCGAAAGTTAA
- a CDS encoding DUF1223 domain-containing protein, which translates to MQKSGLIVASGITALVAIGAATLSSGQVDARQGAKSSGPIASTGAPVVLELFTSQGCSSCPPADKLATRLAKDPSLLVISRPVTYWDPLGWKDTLGKQVNTDLQRAYARKGNEGAGVYTPQIVVDGRHGAVGSNERNVTALARDAAMKPKPTLIAKKGSDGSVRVSIVGKYPANSQLSLVALSSHETVKIGRGENGGRTISYTNVLIDETRLGADKRAIIIAPGQMQNREADRYAIILRQTSAGPILAGRML; encoded by the coding sequence ATGCAAAAATCGGGTCTTATTGTAGCCAGCGGGATCACCGCCCTTGTTGCCATCGGCGCAGCAACCTTGTCATCCGGACAGGTCGATGCACGCCAGGGAGCAAAGTCCTCCGGCCCGATTGCATCGACCGGTGCCCCCGTGGTGCTGGAGCTGTTCACCAGTCAGGGTTGTTCCTCCTGTCCCCCGGCAGACAAACTCGCCACACGCCTTGCCAAAGACCCGTCGCTGCTCGTGATCTCCCGCCCGGTGACCTATTGGGACCCGCTTGGCTGGAAAGACACGCTCGGCAAGCAAGTGAACACCGATCTTCAGCGCGCTTATGCCCGCAAAGGCAATGAAGGCGCAGGGGTTTATACGCCGCAAATCGTGGTCGATGGCCGCCATGGCGCCGTCGGATCGAACGAGCGTAATGTCACCGCCTTGGCACGCGATGCAGCCATGAAACCGAAGCCCACTCTTATCGCGAAGAAAGGCAGTGATGGTTCAGTGAGGGTGTCGATTGTCGGCAAGTATCCCGCCAACTCGCAGCTTAGCCTTGTAGCCCTGTCTTCACACGAAACCGTAAAAATCGGGCGCGGCGAGAATGGCGGGAGGACGATTAGTTACACCAATGTCTTGATCGACGAGACCCGCCTTGGTGCGGACAAGCGCGCAATCATAATCGCGCCCGGGCAAATGCAGAACCGCGAAGCAGATCGCTATGCAATTATACTGCGTCAAACAAGTGCCGGGCCGATTTTGGCCGGACGGATGCTTTAG
- a CDS encoding M23 family metallopeptidase: MVVSIFKRGFAKAALCVAGFAVMGASPALANTSAATAELPAPVRNADNSSITGSDENFKQLFAQWESLDGDDTTAPAPIAKVSIPSRMPLDHARLTSGYGMRTHPVLRQRRAHKGIDLAAPTGTPIYATADGIVSKAERFSSYGLYVSMEHGAGVQTRFAHMSRIAVADGQNVKKGDIIGYVGSTGRSTGPHLHYEVRIAGKAVNPIPYMSESKAQLAYAEATEEGGRGGQ, from the coding sequence GTGGTCGTATCAATATTCAAGCGTGGTTTCGCAAAAGCGGCACTTTGTGTTGCAGGCTTTGCGGTAATGGGGGCCAGTCCGGCCCTGGCCAATACTTCTGCTGCAACAGCTGAATTACCGGCACCTGTTCGCAATGCAGACAATTCCTCGATCACTGGCAGTGACGAGAATTTCAAACAGCTTTTCGCTCAGTGGGAATCGCTTGATGGTGATGACACTACAGCCCCGGCACCTATTGCCAAAGTATCGATCCCTTCGCGGATGCCGCTTGATCATGCGCGGCTAACCAGCGGCTACGGGATGCGCACCCATCCGGTTTTGCGCCAGCGCCGCGCACATAAGGGTATCGATCTGGCGGCACCAACTGGAACACCTATTTACGCAACTGCGGATGGCATTGTGAGCAAGGCAGAGCGCTTCAGTAGCTACGGCCTGTATGTTTCGATGGAACATGGCGCAGGCGTCCAAACCCGTTTCGCGCACATGTCGCGGATTGCTGTTGCTGATGGCCAGAACGTCAAAAAGGGTGATATCATCGGCTATGTTGGTTCGACCGGTCGTTCGACTGGCCCCCATCTCCATTACGAAGTTCGCATCGCAGGCAAAGCAGTCAATCCAATTCCATATATGAGCGAATCAAAGGCGCAGTTGGCCTATGCCGAAGCAACCGAAGAGGGTGGCCGCGGCGGTCAATAG
- a CDS encoding M28 family metallopeptidase, giving the protein MIRKCLALSAALTLAACNTASAPELDIPEVEPGEISQETMVDITRTLSLDEFEGRMPGTIGEEKTVALLIERYKAAGLQPGNGDSWVQNVPLVEITGKDFSPLTIKGEGTEINLESRKDWVGVTYREDATTSLEDSELVFVGYGINAPERGWNDYEGLDMAGKTAVILVNDPDYGTGTLEGDFGGDAMTYYGRWTYKYEAAAKAGAAGALIIHDTEPASYGWNVVESSWSGPQAYAQRGEDAPELTQVNGWVQKDAAAKIMEAAGQNLAKLSEAAKVKGFKAVPLGLTASASFSNDIKKYETQNVIGILPGAERPDEYVIHTAHWDHLGRCTPADDGDDICNGAVDNATGTAALVALAEAHAKAGAPARSLVFLAVTAEEQGLLGADYYAANPIFPLAQTVGGINMDAFLVAGESKDVTVVGPGKSRLDDFLSAALELDGRTATPNPNPEAGYYYRSDHFAFAKRGVPMLYVDGGEDLVDGGREAGAAIAKDYRDNRYHGPKDEFDESWDWSGVMQDLQLFYRLGRMLGNSTSWPNWVEGDEFKGIRDESCAAAETGC; this is encoded by the coding sequence ATGATCCGCAAATGTCTTGCCCTGTCGGCCGCGCTTACGCTGGCTGCCTGCAATACCGCCTCCGCACCCGAACTGGACATTCCCGAGGTTGAACCGGGCGAAATCTCGCAAGAGACTATGGTCGATATCACCCGCACTTTGTCGCTTGACGAGTTCGAGGGCCGGATGCCGGGTACAATCGGTGAAGAGAAGACGGTCGCCCTATTGATCGAGCGCTATAAGGCCGCAGGATTGCAGCCGGGCAATGGTGATAGCTGGGTCCAGAATGTTCCGCTGGTTGAGATCACCGGCAAGGACTTCTCGCCGCTAACGATCAAGGGAGAGGGCACCGAAATCAATCTGGAATCGCGCAAGGACTGGGTTGGCGTGACTTACCGCGAAGACGCGACCACCTCGCTTGAGGATAGCGAACTGGTGTTTGTCGGATACGGTATCAACGCGCCGGAACGCGGCTGGAACGATTATGAAGGTCTCGACATGGCGGGCAAAACTGCCGTTATTCTGGTCAATGATCCCGATTACGGCACCGGCACGCTTGAAGGGGACTTCGGCGGCGACGCAATGACCTATTACGGGCGTTGGACATACAAATACGAAGCAGCTGCGAAGGCCGGCGCAGCAGGCGCGCTCATCATTCATGACACTGAGCCGGCTTCGTATGGCTGGAATGTCGTCGAAAGCAGCTGGTCCGGCCCGCAAGCCTATGCCCAGCGCGGCGAGGACGCGCCCGAGCTAACGCAAGTGAATGGCTGGGTGCAGAAAGACGCCGCCGCCAAAATCATGGAAGCTGCGGGTCAGAATCTGGCAAAGCTGTCCGAAGCCGCCAAAGTGAAAGGCTTCAAAGCGGTTCCGCTTGGCCTGACCGCCAGCGCCAGCTTTTCCAACGATATCAAGAAATATGAAACGCAGAACGTCATCGGCATTCTGCCCGGCGCTGAGCGTCCTGACGAATATGTCATTCACACCGCGCATTGGGATCACCTCGGCCGGTGTACGCCAGCGGATGATGGCGACGACATCTGCAACGGTGCGGTCGACAATGCGACGGGTACTGCGGCCCTGGTCGCTCTTGCTGAAGCGCATGCAAAAGCCGGTGCACCGGCGCGGAGCTTGGTCTTCCTGGCCGTCACAGCGGAAGAGCAAGGTCTGCTCGGCGCGGATTACTATGCGGCGAACCCGATCTTCCCGCTAGCGCAAACAGTTGGCGGGATTAATATGGACGCTTTCCTGGTTGCAGGCGAATCCAAAGATGTGACCGTGGTCGGCCCGGGTAAATCACGCCTGGACGATTTCCTCAGCGCAGCGCTCGAACTGGATGGCCGCACGGCCACACCAAACCCGAACCCGGAAGCAGGATATTACTATCGTTCGGATCACTTTGCTTTCGCAAAACGAGGCGTTCCGATGCTGTATGTCGATGGCGGCGAAGATCTGGTCGATGGTGGCCGCGAAGCGGGTGCTGCAATTGCCAAGGATTATCGCGACAACCGCTATCACGGACCAAAAGACGAGTTCGATGAGAGCTGGGACTGGAGCGGCGTGATGCAGGATCTCCAGCTTTTCTATCGTCTCGGCCGGATGCTCGGCAACAGTACCAGCTGGCCCAATTGGGTCGAAGGTGACGAATTCAAAGGCATTCGTGATGAAAGCTGCGCAGCTGCCGAAACCGGTTGCTGA
- a CDS encoding sulfite exporter TauE/SafE family protein, whose protein sequence is MEFLAGYTTLQLAAALTAAFGAAFIRGLAGFGLAILLVPVLALAMSPVEAVLATNVVAVLIGLSEIKRITREAEKSAWTISMLVVIATFPGLYLLSITAPPLARVLIALIALSAFFAMFLPKRPAQQPGAAQTGIVGLISGLLTGFAGMPGPPVVPYYLGRDIPKEIAKPSMLLIFTIAAAAGLASGAVIGVLDWGLIVLGVLLFPAVLLGNYLGALAFGKVSDTVWRIFVMAVLAATALASLARLLGS, encoded by the coding sequence ATGGAGTTCTTGGCGGGCTATACGACTCTGCAACTTGCAGCTGCGCTGACCGCCGCTTTCGGTGCGGCCTTTATTCGCGGGCTTGCAGGCTTCGGCTTGGCCATTCTGCTGGTTCCGGTTCTGGCGCTGGCGATGTCTCCGGTCGAGGCGGTGCTTGCGACCAATGTTGTGGCCGTGCTGATCGGGCTGAGCGAGATCAAACGCATCACGCGCGAAGCCGAGAAATCCGCATGGACCATCAGCATGTTGGTGGTGATCGCCACGTTCCCGGGACTCTATCTGCTCAGCATCACTGCTCCGCCGCTGGCACGCGTATTGATCGCATTGATCGCGCTCTCGGCGTTCTTCGCGATGTTCCTGCCCAAGCGTCCCGCACAGCAACCGGGCGCGGCGCAAACCGGCATTGTTGGGCTCATCAGCGGGCTGTTGACCGGATTTGCGGGGATGCCTGGCCCGCCGGTCGTGCCCTATTATCTGGGCCGCGACATCCCCAAAGAAATCGCCAAGCCTTCGATGCTGCTTATCTTTACGATTGCCGCTGCGGCCGGCCTTGCTTCGGGTGCAGTGATTGGTGTGCTCGATTGGGGTCTGATTGTTCTGGGCGTTCTGCTGTTTCCTGCAGTTCTTCTCGGAAACTATCTCGGGGCGCTTGCCTTCGGCAAGGTCAGCGATACGGTGTGGCGTATCTTCGTGATGGCCGTCTTGGCAGCAACCGCGCTGGCATCGCTTGCGCGCTTGCTCGGCAGCTAG
- a CDS encoding peroxiredoxin gives MTDAGSMMPDITMETPDGGSVKPSDFEGQKLVLFFYPKDNTPGCTNEAKDFSALKADFEKAGATILGISKCSPKKHQNFIAKHELTVALATDAEEGGLSDELGIWTEKTMYGKTYMGMVRTTYLVDESGKIAQVWPKVKVKGHADEVLAAVQAL, from the coding sequence ATGACCGACGCTGGTTCGATGATGCCCGACATTACGATGGAAACCCCCGATGGCGGGAGCGTGAAGCCGTCAGACTTCGAGGGGCAGAAACTGGTCCTGTTTTTCTATCCCAAGGATAACACGCCTGGCTGTACCAATGAGGCGAAGGACTTCTCCGCGCTCAAAGCTGATTTCGAGAAGGCGGGCGCGACCATTCTCGGGATCAGCAAATGTTCGCCCAAGAAACACCAGAACTTTATTGCCAAGCATGAGCTGACCGTTGCTCTAGCGACCGACGCTGAAGAAGGCGGCCTGTCCGACGAGCTTGGCATCTGGACCGAGAAGACAATGTACGGGAAGACCTATATGGGCATGGTCCGGACAACCTATCTGGTCGATGAAAGCGGTAAAATTGCGCAGGTCTGGCCGAAAGTGAAAGTCAAAGGCCACGCCGACGAAGTGCTGGCAGCCGTACAAGCCCTTTGA
- a CDS encoding bifunctional [glutamine synthetase] adenylyltransferase/[glutamine synthetase]-adenylyl-L-tyrosine phosphorylase, protein MNRTRSSPDWQSAMDRARAHSPFLCNALERQPELAELLADGRGELALEWAKQASEGNSDIGVALRRERLAYSTALAIGDLAGEFPVGRVMVELSSLADRALDTAISAAIQRRVPDAEPAGMIGIALGKHGACELNYSSDIDPILLFDPETLPRRERDEPGEAAQRYAREIVQLLSNSTAEGFVFRVDLRLRPASEVSPLAIPLGAALTHYESSALAWERAAFIRSRAASGDIEAGAEFLESIRPFVWRRSLDFGAIEEISRLTAQIRNTHSGPATPQPGFNVKQGRGGIREVEFYAQTHQLIHGGRDLSLRQRGTRPALDALAAAEIIPGEDAQELGEAYDRLRVIEHRLQMVNDHQTHILPRGEALENVARLGGYDDGAALVEDLRILTGCVASRFDSLIDVDNTRSVAVPRGDTLKDDLDQLGFTDPAASARRIRSWSDGTIRALRSGAAISAFEAILPALLEALSTAPDPDRALLRWESFLAKAPSAINLFRLLEARPGLFDQLVSVLMLAEPLADELGRRPELLDSLIDRSALDLPGDVPELVAEMAAREASDDYEHILDRIRVVTGEKRFALGVQLIEAVHDPLDIAAALSRLAEASLSVAAQAARDAFARTHGLIPDSELAIIGLGRLGGGALTHASDLDIIYLFSGSHAQESGGERPLGATLYYNRLAQRVSAALSVPTAQGALYEVDTRLRPQGAQGPLAVSVESFARYQREDAWTWEHMALTRARVLTGPPSVKEALDTIIASVLDQPRCPEKLRSDVLTMRDEMAAHKPAKGPLDAKLSRGGLVDLEFLVHYLQLRDRVAFTPDLRGAIAALAEQNLVPDALIDTHDLMTRLLVSARLLAPDGQKPASGAAAALAKACSCADYTDLLSRFREARRVVAASWNEIFDVRLETPE, encoded by the coding sequence ATGAACCGCACGCGATCTTCCCCTGATTGGCAATCAGCGATGGACCGGGCGCGCGCGCATTCACCTTTCCTGTGTAACGCTTTGGAACGCCAGCCGGAATTGGCAGAGCTTCTCGCCGATGGGCGCGGCGAGCTGGCTCTGGAATGGGCGAAACAGGCCAGCGAAGGTAATTCCGATATCGGCGTTGCTCTCAGGCGTGAGCGACTGGCATACTCCACAGCGCTGGCGATCGGTGATTTGGCGGGAGAGTTTCCCGTCGGACGCGTGATGGTCGAATTGTCATCGCTGGCCGATCGCGCGCTCGATACGGCGATTTCAGCGGCGATCCAACGCCGTGTGCCCGATGCAGAGCCTGCCGGAATGATCGGTATCGCGCTGGGCAAGCACGGCGCGTGCGAACTGAATTACAGTTCGGATATCGATCCGATCCTGCTGTTCGACCCGGAGACTTTGCCGAGACGGGAGCGCGACGAACCGGGAGAGGCGGCGCAGCGCTATGCACGGGAAATTGTCCAGTTATTGTCGAACAGCACTGCGGAAGGGTTTGTCTTCCGCGTTGACCTGCGCCTTAGGCCAGCATCTGAAGTGAGCCCGCTGGCAATACCGCTGGGTGCGGCGCTGACGCACTATGAATCGTCCGCTTTGGCGTGGGAGAGAGCCGCCTTCATCAGGTCGCGCGCGGCATCGGGTGATATTGAAGCAGGCGCAGAGTTTCTTGAATCGATCCGGCCGTTCGTATGGCGGCGCAGTCTCGATTTCGGGGCGATTGAAGAGATCAGCCGCCTTACCGCGCAAATCCGCAACACCCATTCCGGCCCCGCGACCCCGCAGCCTGGCTTCAATGTGAAGCAAGGGCGCGGCGGCATTCGCGAAGTTGAATTCTACGCGCAAACGCATCAGCTTATCCATGGTGGCCGCGATCTTTCCCTGCGTCAGCGCGGCACGCGGCCAGCGCTCGATGCGTTGGCGGCTGCCGAGATTATTCCGGGCGAAGATGCGCAGGAATTGGGCGAGGCCTATGACCGGCTCCGCGTGATTGAACACCGCTTGCAGATGGTGAACGATCACCAGACCCACATATTGCCAAGGGGCGAAGCGCTGGAAAATGTCGCCCGGCTTGGCGGTTATGATGATGGAGCAGCGTTGGTAGAGGACTTAAGGATCCTGACCGGCTGCGTGGCCAGCCGTTTCGACAGTTTGATCGACGTAGACAATACACGCTCAGTCGCGGTGCCGCGTGGTGATACTCTGAAAGACGATCTGGACCAGCTTGGCTTCACCGATCCAGCCGCTTCTGCCAGACGCATCCGTTCCTGGTCTGACGGTACGATTCGCGCTTTACGCAGTGGCGCTGCAATCTCTGCATTCGAAGCGATATTGCCCGCGTTGCTTGAAGCACTTTCCACCGCGCCTGATCCTGATCGTGCCTTGCTTCGGTGGGAGAGCTTTCTGGCCAAAGCCCCGAGCGCGATTAACCTGTTCCGCTTGCTCGAAGCGCGCCCGGGGTTGTTCGATCAGCTTGTCAGCGTGCTTATGCTGGCCGAACCGCTGGCCGACGAGTTGGGCCGCCGCCCGGAATTGCTCGACAGCCTGATCGACCGAAGCGCACTCGATCTGCCCGGCGATGTGCCCGAGCTGGTTGCCGAAATGGCAGCCCGCGAAGCTAGCGATGATTATGAGCATATCCTTGACCGCATCCGCGTCGTAACCGGGGAAAAGCGCTTTGCCTTGGGTGTGCAGCTTATAGAAGCGGTACACGACCCGCTCGACATTGCGGCTGCGCTGTCGCGGCTCGCGGAAGCCTCGCTATCGGTCGCAGCGCAGGCTGCGCGCGACGCGTTTGCCAGAACGCATGGTCTTATTCCGGATAGTGAGCTGGCGATTATCGGGTTGGGCCGGCTTGGCGGCGGCGCACTGACTCACGCATCCGATCTGGACATCATCTATCTGTTCAGCGGCTCGCACGCGCAGGAATCCGGTGGCGAACGCCCGCTTGGCGCGACGCTCTATTATAACCGCCTGGCCCAGAGGGTCAGCGCGGCGCTCAGCGTACCAACGGCACAGGGCGCGCTCTATGAAGTGGATACGCGGCTCAGGCCGCAGGGCGCGCAGGGGCCACTTGCGGTCAGCGTTGAGAGCTTCGCCCGCTATCAACGGGAAGATGCGTGGACGTGGGAGCATATGGCGCTGACCCGAGCGCGAGTCCTGACAGGCCCGCCGTCTGTGAAGGAGGCCTTAGACACAATCATTGCCTCTGTGCTCGACCAGCCGCGGTGCCCGGAAAAACTCCGTAGCGATGTGCTGACAATGCGCGATGAAATGGCAGCGCATAAACCAGCCAAAGGGCCACTGGATGCTAAGCTTTCACGCGGGGGTTTGGTCGACCTCGAATTCCTGGTGCACTATCTGCAATTACGTGACCGGGTTGCATTCACGCCCGATCTACGCGGAGCCATTGCGGCATTGGCCGAACAAAATCTGGTGCCCGATGCTTTGATTGATACGCATGATTTGATGACTCGCCTGCTGGTTTCCGCGCGATTGCTCGCCCCAGATGGCCAGAAGCCCGCTTCGGGCGCTGCGGCAGCACTTGCCAAGGCTTGCAGTTGTGCGGATTACACCGATCTATTGAGCAGGTTCCGCGAAGCCCGACGTGTGGTTGCGGCAAGCTGGAACGAGATTTTTGATGTTAGACTGGAGACACCCGAATGA
- a CDS encoding ferritin-like domain-containing protein: MAIRAALLTSDPNKKVMAARDAARNWRLGRLDFAFETPMPDRPSWPDEPELLDPRLMPRRGKGGSEKGRLALWHALAHIEFVAIDLALDMAGRFGGEMGEEFVSDFMSVAADEAMHFAILGRKLRRLGSHYGALPAHAGLWETAERTSHDVAARLAIVPMVLEARGLDVTPATLERVRAQGDENGAKILNRILDDEIRHVAIGTKHFVALCAKKAESPEKRWKSLVREYFKGGLKAPFNDSARLAAGLSRDFYAELAT; the protein is encoded by the coding sequence ATGGCGATCCGTGCCGCGCTGCTTACATCTGATCCCAATAAAAAGGTGATGGCCGCGCGTGATGCCGCGCGCAATTGGCGGTTGGGGCGGCTCGATTTCGCGTTCGAAACTCCAATGCCTGACCGCCCATCTTGGCCTGACGAGCCTGAACTACTCGATCCGCGCCTTATGCCGCGCAGGGGCAAAGGCGGTTCGGAAAAGGGACGGCTCGCACTGTGGCATGCGCTGGCGCATATTGAATTTGTCGCTATCGATCTGGCGCTCGACATGGCCGGACGTTTTGGCGGCGAGATGGGCGAGGAATTCGTCTCCGACTTTATGTCGGTTGCTGCGGATGAGGCGATGCATTTCGCTATTCTGGGTCGCAAGCTGCGCCGCTTGGGCAGCCATTACGGCGCGCTCCCGGCCCATGCCGGCCTTTGGGAAACGGCTGAGCGGACATCGCATGACGTGGCAGCGCGACTGGCGATTGTACCAATGGTGCTTGAGGCGCGCGGTCTTGACGTCACCCCGGCCACACTCGAACGTGTGCGTGCCCAAGGAGACGAGAATGGGGCCAAGATACTGAACCGAATCCTTGACGATGAAATCCGGCACGTTGCGATTGGCACCAAGCATTTCGTCGCACTCTGCGCAAAAAAAGCAGAATCACCCGAAAAACGTTGGAAATCCTTGGTTCGTGAATATTTCAAAGGGGGCCTGAAGGCGCCATTTAACGACTCAGCGCGTCTTGCAGCCGGTTTGTCGCGGGACTTCTACGCGGAGCTTGCCACGTAA